GCGCAAGCGTTCTTTAACAAGCATTGGTTGCAAGGCGTATTTCTTACCACGCAAACCGTCCTCTTTAAGGCATGCCCAAAGGCGCCGCGCCAGGCTGAACCCGGATACTCCGGCAAACGCCGGAGACCGGTTGACATGAAATAAAAGCGGTATTGCCTGACGGGAATGACGGGATGAATCGTTGTTGCCATGAGAGACCTCCATGTTCGCTATCTTTTCAGATTCTAACCAGTGAAGTCATTATTGACAAGCTTGCCACAACCCGAAGCTTCGAGTCCCAAGGAGAAGCCTACGTAAAAGCGGGCGCCATTTTCCCGGATGCGCTTCACAAAAAGATGGAGCGCTCAACAAAGGCGAGATGCCGAGCGTGAAACGACGAAAAACCGCATCCTAGAGCATTTTCGTTTTGGGTGCACGGTCATAAGCCATGCCGCAAAGTGAGGGGAAGCGCGTCATTCCGGCAGGGATTGCCGGACGACTGCAGGGATGCAGGAGATACGAGCCCAAGGAAGGGCGAGGTAGATCGCGTCGGGAACACGCGATCGAGAGCAACGCAGGGAGCGGTTGCCGAATCCAGAAGCCAGGGATGGCAAGCTTTAATGCATCCCTGCAGTCTGGATCTCGGCACAAATCTGTCTGGAACAGATTTGCATTGACCCGAAGGGGGCCAGGCAGGAAAGCCTGGCATGAATCCCTGCCGAAATGACGGTTTGACTTAACGGCATTATCTCCCTATAGGCGATATGAAAATGCTCTAGCGTTTCCCGCAAGCGATCGTCAATGCTCCGCTCATTTCGGAATCCGGTTCCAGATCAAGCAAATGCCAATCGGAGGCAAGCCCGCAAGGCTCGGGCAATGCCAAAAATCCGGCAGCGCCGACCGTCGTCGTGATAACTCCGGCCACGCCCATGCCGATGCCCGCTCCGACCGCCTTAACCAGACTTTCCTTGCGCGTCCAGAACCGGTAGAACGCTTCCCGGCGCCTATCGGGCGGCAACCGCTGCCAATGCGCCAATTCCTCGGGCGCGAGAATTTCACCGGCTAGGCTTTCCGGATCGTGGCGCGGGTCCCAAACCTCGACATCCACGCCCAGCTCGCGGCGGCCGACCGCCAGTACCATGCGTTCGCCGGAATGCGACAAGTTGAAGCGCAACGTTTGCGGTTCGCCGTTGTTATCCAGTAAATACGGTTTACCCAGCGCCTGCCGGCCGAAGCGGATCACTTCCGGGGAATTTTCCAGATAACGGCTCAACAGCAAACGTACCTTGCCGTGGCAAACGACATAGCGGCGCCGGTGCAGCTCGCGAACGAAGCGTTGCGCGGTTTGCCGTTCCTGTTCCGACAGCCAGCGCCCATATTGCCGGTATTCGGCCTCGCCGGCCTGCAAAGTTTCGTACCAAACGTCGACGTCCTCGAATGTCGAAAAAGGTTTGCGTTCAACCGGCATCGCCGCTCCGCCGTTGAAAATCCTGCAACACCGCATAGCAAACCGGGGTCAGCAGCAGGCTGGCGAACATGCCGAACAGCAGGCCGGCCGCCAGCGACAAGGTCATCGGCACCAGGAATTGCGCCTGCTCGCTGGTTTCCAGCAGTGTCGGCAGGAAACCGGCGAAGTTGGTGACGAAGGCCAGAAAGATCGGCCGGAAGCGGGCCGAACAGGCTTCGGCGACCAGCGTCAAACGGTCGGATACCCGCGCTTCATGTTCGTGAATGTAGTCGAGCAACACCATGCTGTCGTTGACCACCACTCCGCTGGCCGCGATCATGCCGACCAGGGATTCCATCGACAACGGCATGCCCAGCGCGGCATGGGCCAGCACCGCGCCGCACCAGGCCATCGGCGCCGCCAGCAAAAACACCAAAGGCAGCGCATAAGAGCGAAACGCCACCGCGATGATCGCGTAAATCACGCACAACGCAATCGCGGTATTGTTCGCCAGGGCCTGCAGGGTTTGCCGCTGTTCCTGGCGTTCGCGGCCCGGATCGGCGCTGAGGCCGGCAAAACGAGTTTGCAAGGCCGGCAGCACCTGCCGCTCCAGATCGGTATATATCGCATTCAAATCGGCTTGCGCCGGATCGATCCGTGCCGCCACTTCCAGGACCCGCCGACGGTCGCGGCGGATCATTTGCGACACGCCCGGCTCGAATTCGACCTGGGCCACCTGCGCCAACACGGTCTTTTTATCGTCCGGCAACGCCACAGGCAAGGTATAGAGATCATCCAGCGAACGGCGCTGCCCGAGCGGCAACCGCACCATGACCTTGACCTCGTTGCGGCCGCGCTGAAAACGCTGCGCCTCGACGCCGTAATAAGCGTGGCGCACCTGTTCGGCCAGATCGGCCGCTTTCAGCCCCATCGCTTCGCCGGCCGCGGTCAATTGCAGGCGCAGCTGCGGCTTGCCGGCGATGTTGGAATCCAGCACATCGTAAACGCCGGGATAGGCCGCCAAACGCTTTTTCAGGTCCGTGCCGGCGTCGCGCAGCGCTTGCGGATCGTCGGCGGACAGATTCAGCACGATGTCGTACGGCACGTCGCCTTCGCGGACGATGAAGTCCAGCCGCGCAAAACCCAGCTCGCCGATGCGCCGCCGCCATTCGCGCACGAAGTCGTCCACCTTGATGCGCTGCCGTGCCGCGTCGGAGAGTTCCAGCCATAAACCGGCTTCCTGCTCCCAGATCAGCGTCTCCTGGCCGACCAATAAACTGAAACCCGGTTCGGCCTTTTCCAGTTCGTCGCGGTAATCCAGCAAGGCCTTTTCCACACGTTCGGCCAGACGCCGGGTTTGCTCCGGCGCGGTACCGGGCGGCACGGTTAAACGGGCCCAGAACGCGTCCTTGCTGATGTCGGGATTCATCGCCCGGCGCACATGCCCGCCGGCATACAGCCCGCCGGTCAGCAACAGCAAGGCGGCGAACAGCGACAACACCAGATAGCGCCAGGCCAAGGCCTTTTCCAGCAGTGGCCGGTAACGCCTGGCGACCCAGCCTTCCAGCAGGCGATTCAAGCGTTCGCGCCAGCGCGCCAATGCCCCGTTATCCGCGTTATTCTCCGCCGGCGCCGCCAGATGCGCCGGCAAAATCAGCAAAGCTTCCGCCAACGAAAAGACCAGGGTCAAAATCATCACCCAGACGATGGGCCGCATCATCGCCCCGCTCCACCCCGGCAGAAACAGCCCCGGCAAGAATGCCGCCACGGCAATCGCAATCGACAGCAACACCGGCAGCGCGACCTTGCGGACGCCGGCCGCGGCGGCGCGCAATGGATCGGCGCCCGGCTTTTGCTGTTCGCTGTGCACGCTTTCGCCGATGATGATGGCGTCGTCCACCAGAATGCCCATCGCCAGCAAAAAGCCGAACAGCGACAGCATGTTCAGCGACAGCCCCAACAGCGGCATCCACCACAGGGCGCCCAGCACCGAAGTCAAAATGCCCATGCCGGCCCACCAGGCCACCCGGGCGCGCAAAAACAGCGTCAGCACCAGCCAGACCAGAATGAAGCCGCTCAAGCCGTCTTCCAGCAAGGTGTCGATACGCTGGTCGAAGGCGATCGAATCGTCCCACCAGGTTTTCAAGTGCAAACCGGGCGGCAAAGTCGTTTGCGCGCGCGCCACGTAATCGCGCACGGCCTGGGCCACGGCGATGCCTCCCGCTTCGGCGTGAATTTCCCAGCCCTGCGCCGGCAGGCCGTCGTGGCGCCATTGCAATACCTTTTCACCCAGGCCGTCGCCGACCGTCGCCACATCGCCGATCTTTATCGTGCCGCCGTCGGCCAGGCCGAGCAGCGGCAATGCGGCCACCGCGTCGCCGCTGACGGCACCGGCCTGTACGTGCAACAACAAATCGCCGGTCGGCGTCTTGACCGGACCGCCGGCCAATGCCGGCGAGGCGCGCCGGATCGCTGCCGCCACTTGCTCCAGCGTCAGGCCGTATTGCTGCAGGCGCTCGGCGCGCACCTCCACGCCGATCTCGTATTGCATGCGGCCGTAATCGACCGCCTGGGTCACGCCGGGCAAGGCCGACAATTCGGCGCGTATCCGCTCGCCCAGATCTTTCAGGCGCAACGGCTCGGCGTCGCCGTACAAGGCCACCCAGATCACGCCGTCGTCGCCGTCGCGCTGCGCTTCGCGCACGTCGATCTTTTCCACCGCCGCCGGCAGCCGGGTCAAGGCGTCGATACGGCCGCGCGCCGCGCTCATCACCGCATCGCGTTCGTGGCCGGGCAACACGCCGACCTTGATCTGGCATTCGCCCTCGAATACGCTAGTATCCAGATGCCCGATGCCCGGAAGATCGTAAATCGCCTCTTCCAGCGGAATACAAAGCCCGGTTTCGACATCGGCCGGCCCGGCGCCGGGATACACCGCAACGATCTCGAACTGGCCGGGGCTGAAACGCGGATAAACGTCGCGCTCCAACGTCAGCAAGCCGCCCACGCCGCCGAGCCAGATCAACAGCATCAACAAATTGGCCGCGACCGGATTGGCGGCGAACCAAGCCAACGGCGAGCGCGGGCGAAAGGCCGACAATTTCATGGCCCCTCCGTTACAGGAAGCCGCCGGCCGCTTCGGCGACGACCTTTTGGTCGGCCACCGGCGTTTCGAGGCCGGACACGACGACCCGCTCGCCGGCCTGCAAGCCGCCGCCGATCCAAACCCGGTCGGCGTCGCTGCGCAGCACTTGCAAACGGCGGATTTGCAGTTTGTTGTCGGAATCGACCAGCACCGCTT
The genomic region above belongs to Methylomicrobium agile and contains:
- a CDS encoding efflux RND transporter permease subunit encodes the protein MKLSAFRPRSPLAWFAANPVAANLLMLLIWLGGVGGLLTLERDVYPRFSPGQFEIVAVYPGAGPADVETGLCIPLEEAIYDLPGIGHLDTSVFEGECQIKVGVLPGHERDAVMSAARGRIDALTRLPAAVEKIDVREAQRDGDDGVIWVALYGDAEPLRLKDLGERIRAELSALPGVTQAVDYGRMQYEIGVEVRAERLQQYGLTLEQVAAAIRRASPALAGGPVKTPTGDLLLHVQAGAVSGDAVAALPLLGLADGGTIKIGDVATVGDGLGEKVLQWRHDGLPAQGWEIHAEAGGIAVAQAVRDYVARAQTTLPPGLHLKTWWDDSIAFDQRIDTLLEDGLSGFILVWLVLTLFLRARVAWWAGMGILTSVLGALWWMPLLGLSLNMLSLFGFLLAMGILVDDAIIIGESVHSEQQKPGADPLRAAAAGVRKVALPVLLSIAIAVAAFLPGLFLPGWSGAMMRPIVWVMILTLVFSLAEALLILPAHLAAPAENNADNGALARWRERLNRLLEGWVARRYRPLLEKALAWRYLVLSLFAALLLLTGGLYAGGHVRRAMNPDISKDAFWARLTVPPGTAPEQTRRLAERVEKALLDYRDELEKAEPGFSLLVGQETLIWEQEAGLWLELSDAARQRIKVDDFVREWRRRIGELGFARLDFIVREGDVPYDIVLNLSADDPQALRDAGTDLKKRLAAYPGVYDVLDSNIAGKPQLRLQLTAAGEAMGLKAADLAEQVRHAYYGVEAQRFQRGRNEVKVMVRLPLGQRRSLDDLYTLPVALPDDKKTVLAQVAQVEFEPGVSQMIRRDRRRVLEVAARIDPAQADLNAIYTDLERQVLPALQTRFAGLSADPGRERQEQRQTLQALANNTAIALCVIYAIIAVAFRSYALPLVFLLAAPMAWCGAVLAHAALGMPLSMESLVGMIAASGVVVNDSMVLLDYIHEHEARVSDRLTLVAEACSARFRPIFLAFVTNFAGFLPTLLETSEQAQFLVPMTLSLAAGLLFGMFASLLLTPVCYAVLQDFQRRSGDAG
- a CDS encoding 4'-phosphopantetheinyl transferase family protein codes for the protein MPVERKPFSTFEDVDVWYETLQAGEAEYRQYGRWLSEQERQTAQRFVRELHRRRYVVCHGKVRLLLSRYLENSPEVIRFGRQALGKPYLLDNNGEPQTLRFNLSHSGERMVLAVGRRELGVDVEVWDPRHDPESLAGEILAPEELAHWQRLPPDRRREAFYRFWTRKESLVKAVGAGIGMGVAGVITTTVGAAGFLALPEPCGLASDWHLLDLEPDSEMSGALTIACGKR